One genomic segment of Desulfurobacterium indicum includes these proteins:
- a CDS encoding ABC transporter permease encodes MIEIETILHYFGSNKKRTVLAVIGVAIGVFSLVLMMGITGAMKNKVNEYLGDLGSQVFVVIPGEVKNLGGRLLQVKFFPTLTLKDAKAIKERCVLVKETSPIKEVYPPVHANGKFSTPKVLGVDENYAEITSSYPAAGRFITKDDVEEFRQVAVIGVEVAQDLFGEKYPVGKILYLYNAPYKIIGVLPQKGTDISGENLDNRVLVPISCAVRRLENVDYIDSIYVLPVSEKVVNEAMKEVASLLKKRHKKKDFSISRYEDLVNTQKEAMEIFSVLSVTVATIAFSVGALGILAVMTLSVYERLVEIGIRRAFGATKLDIFKQFLLEATILSLSGSISGAVIATGLVNIIAKIAKWQPYIPIKGIFISIALSIIVGLIAGVYPAMRATSFEPKEILKDA; translated from the coding sequence ATGATAGAGATAGAGACGATACTTCACTACTTCGGAAGCAACAAAAAAAGAACAGTCCTGGCGGTTATAGGTGTTGCCATCGGTGTTTTTTCACTGGTGCTGATGATGGGAATAACTGGTGCCATGAAAAACAAGGTAAACGAATATCTGGGAGACCTTGGAAGTCAGGTTTTTGTCGTTATTCCCGGAGAAGTTAAAAACCTCGGCGGAAGACTGCTCCAGGTTAAATTTTTCCCGACACTTACGTTAAAAGATGCTAAAGCCATAAAAGAAAGATGTGTCCTCGTAAAAGAAACTTCTCCTATAAAAGAAGTTTATCCACCTGTTCATGCAAACGGCAAGTTTTCAACACCGAAAGTTCTGGGAGTTGATGAGAACTATGCAGAAATAACATCATCTTATCCTGCCGCTGGTAGATTTATAACAAAAGACGACGTGGAAGAATTTAGACAAGTTGCCGTTATCGGTGTTGAAGTGGCACAGGACCTTTTCGGTGAAAAGTATCCGGTCGGAAAAATACTCTACCTTTACAACGCTCCGTATAAAATTATCGGTGTTCTACCGCAAAAGGGAACTGATATCTCCGGCGAAAACCTGGATAACAGAGTTCTTGTTCCAATCAGCTGTGCAGTTAGAAGGCTGGAAAATGTCGATTACATAGACAGTATTTATGTTCTTCCAGTATCCGAAAAGGTCGTAAACGAAGCAATGAAAGAAGTTGCTTCGCTGCTTAAAAAAAGACATAAGAAAAAAGATTTCTCGATCAGCCGTTACGAAGATCTTGTAAACACTCAGAAGGAAGCGATGGAAATATTCTCCGTTCTCAGCGTAACAGTAGCAACAATTGCCTTCAGCGTCGGAGCTCTCGGAATACTTGCAGTCATGACATTATCAGTCTATGAAAGGCTTGTTGAAATCGGTATCAGAAGAGCTTTCGGAGCAACAAAACTGGACATCTTTAAGCAGTTTCTCTTAGAAGCAACCATACTTTCATTAAGCGGCTCAATTTCAGGTGCAGTGATAGCAACCGGACTTGTAAACATCATCGCCAAAATAGCAAAATGGCAACCTTACATTCCAATAAAGGGGATCTTCATATCAATAGCCCTGTCAATAATAGTAGGACTGATAGCAGGAGTTTATCCAGCAATGAGAGCTACATCCTTTGAGCCAAAGGAGATATTGAAAGATGCATGA
- a CDS encoding efflux RND transporter periplasmic adaptor subunit — protein MKKLIALIGIIILIAAGMFFIKRSKSKELIPVKTVKVKRGTVKNVVEASGMMKPQVGAKVKVGARISGTVIKENVKVGDFVKKGDLIAVIDNRELRENLKIAEANLKEIEKNYPKKIKTQELAVKSAQANLKSAELKLKTEKANYELKKWEFERQKNLFKTGYTTENAYRQAKAAFENAQNSLKAAEEAVKQAKLALEKESEALSQLKTEFQEKLKQAKAQYEQAKIRFSYSYIYAPKSGVISYVSTQEGETVVAGLNAPEFVTILVPDKLENWIYVDETEIGKIKKGQKVQFTVDTYRNKTFEGKVVEIYPEPKVLNNVVYYIVVARGFKKAALLKPDMTTHNEIIIGIKKNVLVVPNNAVKWKKGKYVVYKVVNGKVKEVPVKVGWSDDKYMEIVKGLKEGDTIALKVKVK, from the coding sequence GTGAAAAAACTAATAGCCCTGATAGGAATAATCATACTGATAGCAGCAGGAATGTTTTTTATCAAAAGAAGCAAAAGCAAAGAACTAATTCCTGTTAAAACGGTTAAAGTTAAAAGAGGCACTGTAAAAAACGTCGTTGAAGCATCTGGAATGATGAAACCTCAGGTAGGTGCTAAAGTTAAAGTAGGGGCGAGAATTTCAGGAACTGTTATAAAAGAAAACGTCAAAGTCGGAGATTTTGTTAAGAAAGGTGATCTCATAGCAGTAATAGACAACCGGGAATTAAGGGAAAACCTAAAGATAGCCGAAGCAAACCTTAAAGAAATTGAAAAAAACTATCCTAAAAAGATAAAAACTCAAGAGCTTGCCGTAAAAAGTGCACAGGCAAACCTAAAATCTGCAGAATTAAAGCTAAAGACAGAAAAAGCAAACTATGAACTTAAAAAGTGGGAATTTGAAAGACAGAAAAATCTCTTTAAAACGGGATATACGACAGAAAACGCATACAGACAGGCAAAAGCTGCCTTTGAAAATGCTCAAAACAGCCTGAAAGCCGCCGAAGAAGCTGTAAAACAGGCAAAGCTTGCCCTCGAAAAGGAAAGTGAAGCACTCTCACAGCTGAAAACAGAGTTTCAAGAAAAACTCAAGCAGGCAAAAGCCCAGTATGAACAGGCAAAAATAAGATTCTCTTATTCATATATTTATGCTCCTAAATCTGGTGTTATCTCTTACGTCTCCACACAAGAAGGGGAAACAGTAGTGGCAGGATTGAACGCACCGGAATTCGTAACAATCCTCGTGCCTGATAAACTTGAAAACTGGATATACGTAGATGAAACGGAGATAGGAAAGATAAAGAAGGGACAAAAAGTACAGTTTACCGTAGATACATACAGAAACAAAACATTTGAAGGGAAGGTTGTTGAAATATACCCTGAGCCGAAGGTTCTCAACAACGTTGTTTATTACATCGTCGTAGCAAGAGGCTTTAAAAAAGCGGCCCTCTTAAAACCTGATATGACAACCCACAACGAAATTATTATAGGTATTAAGAAAAACGTGCTGGTTGTTCCAAACAATGCCGTTAAATGGAAAAAAGGGAAATATGTAGTCTATAAAGTCGTTAACGGAAAAGTGAAAGAAGTTCCTGTGAAGGTAGGCTGGTCTGACGATAAATACATGGAAATCGTTAAAGGCCTGAAAGAAGGCGACACAATAGCACTCAAGGTAAAGGTGAAATAA
- a CDS encoding ABC transporter permease: MNGLYFKDLFSSLYHNKVRTAFALLGIVMGVASLVLIVAAIQGSTLRARKIIQKLGPDSIFIVSGKMGAGPRHRTMTLTIQDVKDISRLEGIFALTYGLIKPVRISAGKYAKTTTSFGVGPNWITSWDYRMDIGRDFTPNDFKNFRKVCIVGWDVANFLFPNQNPIGKVIIVEKTPFRIIGVYKRRGKTPQGRNMDDRIFIPYPIYKKVVFPLKEDNISLIRFRVQNMDEYDLILKETKQILSKRHDIKEELTIITPSLVKKVLSMISASLSMFLGLASVTALVVGGFVLSSIFYINIYVRQWEIGLRRAMGATKRDILIRIMAESVVIAIIGAIIGTAIGLIGVKIVLPLLSIPVVYPVEAFILAVLFSVAVGLIASYAPAKKAAEFEPVESLRSKV, from the coding sequence GTGAACGGGCTTTACTTTAAAGATCTATTTTCGTCTCTATATCATAATAAGGTTAGAACGGCTTTTGCACTGCTCGGTATTGTAATGGGAGTAGCTTCATTGGTTTTAATCGTTGCGGCAATACAGGGAAGCACCTTAAGAGCAAGAAAAATAATACAGAAACTCGGTCCTGATTCAATATTTATTGTATCGGGAAAAATGGGAGCAGGCCCAAGACACAGAACTATGACGCTTACCATACAGGATGTAAAAGATATATCAAGACTGGAAGGTATATTTGCACTAACTTACGGACTGATTAAACCGGTAAGAATTTCTGCAGGAAAGTATGCCAAAACCACAACCAGCTTTGGAGTCGGCCCTAACTGGATAACCTCATGGGACTACCGTATGGACATAGGAAGGGACTTCACACCTAACGATTTTAAAAACTTTAGAAAGGTATGTATTGTCGGTTGGGACGTAGCAAACTTCCTGTTTCCAAACCAAAATCCCATAGGTAAAGTTATCATTGTTGAAAAAACTCCTTTCAGGATAATAGGTGTCTATAAAAGAAGAGGGAAAACTCCTCAAGGAAGAAACATGGATGACAGAATTTTCATACCTTATCCCATTTACAAAAAAGTCGTTTTTCCTCTCAAAGAAGACAACATATCTCTTATAAGGTTCCGCGTCCAGAATATGGACGAATATGATCTGATACTTAAAGAGACGAAACAGATACTATCAAAACGGCACGACATAAAGGAAGAACTAACCATTATAACGCCGTCTCTTGTAAAGAAAGTGCTTTCCATGATAAGTGCCAGTCTATCCATGTTTTTAGGACTTGCATCCGTTACAGCTTTGGTTGTCGGCGGATTTGTTCTTTCCAGTATTTTTTACATCAACATTTACGTAAGACAGTGGGAAATAGGATTGAGAAGGGCAATGGGAGCAACAAAAAGGGACATTCTCATAAGGATAATGGCAGAAAGCGTGGTAATAGCTATTATTGGAGCAATAATAGGAACAGCAATAGGGCTTATCGGTGTTAAAATAGTTTTACCCCTGCTTTCCATTCCAGTTGTTTATCCTGTCGAAGCCTTTATCCTTGCAGTTTTATTTTCCGTTGCCGTCGGATTGATAGCGTCATACGCACCGGCAAAAAAAGCAGCTGAATTTGAACCGGTAGAATCTTTAAGGTCAAAGGTTTAA
- the rsmG gene encoding 16S rRNA (guanine(527)-N(7))-methyltransferase RsmG produces MIKDLCTLNSISLLDEAFEKLEIYKSLLKKWGKRINITSILKDEEIEKKHFFDSLTGIKAFEKAGINLKGKHIADIGSGGGFPGMVLAVALPETNFTLVEPRHKRCIFLEQVKRTLKLNNVSIECRRIEEVKEKDFDILTMRAVEDPKSAVKITKPFLKNGATLCIYRGKEPFTDEIPGFTIEMINLDLKGVNFKRHFLFIRKEVNVGT; encoded by the coding sequence GTGATTAAGGACCTCTGCACCCTTAACAGCATAAGCCTGCTAGATGAAGCTTTTGAAAAGCTTGAAATTTACAAATCCCTCTTAAAAAAATGGGGGAAAAGGATAAACATAACATCCATACTAAAAGACGAAGAGATTGAGAAAAAGCATTTTTTTGATTCATTGACAGGAATCAAGGCTTTTGAAAAAGCTGGAATTAACTTGAAAGGTAAGCACATAGCTGACATAGGCTCCGGAGGCGGTTTTCCGGGAATGGTACTTGCCGTCGCACTTCCGGAAACAAATTTCACCCTCGTAGAACCAAGACACAAAAGATGCATTTTTCTGGAACAGGTGAAAAGAACTCTGAAACTTAACAACGTCTCAATAGAATGTAGAAGAATCGAAGAGGTGAAAGAGAAAGACTTTGATATTCTAACAATGAGAGCTGTAGAAGATCCGAAAAGTGCAGTAAAGATAACAAAGCCTTTTCTTAAAAATGGAGCAACATTATGTATTTATCGTGGAAAAGAGCCGTTTACAGATGAAATTCCCGGTTTTACAATTGAAATGATAAATCTTGACCTTAAAGGAGTAAACTTTAAACGACACTTTCTCTTTATAAGAAAGGAGGTAAACGTTGGAACCTGA
- a CDS encoding GNAT family N-acetyltransferase has protein sequence MEPEIIGERIVLKLENEEAFVKFKIEQNIIMVTTTYVPESQRGKGIAGKLNAKLVEMAKEKGMKIYPLCEYTRKYLERKQFHDLIHE, from the coding sequence TTGGAACCTGAAATCATCGGAGAAAGAATTGTCCTTAAACTCGAAAACGAAGAAGCGTTTGTTAAATTTAAAATCGAACAGAACATAATAATGGTAACCACAACCTACGTCCCCGAATCACAAAGAGGAAAAGGTATTGCAGGAAAGCTGAACGCAAAATTGGTAGAAATGGCTAAAGAAAAAGGAATGAAAATATATCCTCTGTGTGAATATACAAGAAAATACCTTGAACGCAAACAATTCCATGATTTAATACATGAATAA
- the mnmG gene encoding tRNA uridine-5-carboxymethylaminomethyl(34) synthesis enzyme MnmG — MWDSVYDVIVVGAGHAGCEAALAAARMGCKTALFTINVDKIAEMSCNPSIGGVAKGTVVREIDALGGEMAKNIDATGIQFRILNKKKGPAVRAPRAQADKEAYRKRMRIVIENTENLDIIQQIVDDIIVENQKVKGVLTHIGARYAAKAVVVTAGTFLKGKIIIGFEEFEGGRMWEPAANKLSDFYIKHGFRVARLKTGTPTRLDGRTLDFSKMEEQPGDEPPPFFSYWTEPREIKQIPCYITYTTPETHEIIRKNLHRSPMYGEKKLITGTGVRYCPSIEDKIVKFPDRQRHHVFVEPEGRDTIEFYPNGTSTSLPYDVQEAIIHSIPGLENAKIIRPAYGIEYDFIDPTHLYPTLETKIIKGLFNAGQVNGTTGYEEAAGQGIVAGINAALLAKGSDEKFILERDEAYIGVMIDDLVNKGVREPYRLFTSRAEYRLLLRYDNADLRLAKYGYKFGLITEKQYEKVKKKYETVKIFIEKLRELKVKPEKINLILEKEGTTPIKETTSCYDLLKRPEVKLSSLLKVVKLPEVESIDKKTLKEALEETEIEIKYEGYIKRQLEDIKKFRKLENIKIPEDFDYDSVPISTEEKQKLKEAKPLTLGQASRLEGIRPASISILSVYINRWKSRKEEKSD; from the coding sequence ATGTGGGACAGTGTTTACGATGTAATAGTTGTAGGTGCAGGCCATGCAGGATGTGAAGCAGCACTTGCTGCGGCAAGAATGGGCTGCAAAACGGCATTGTTCACCATAAATGTTGACAAAATAGCCGAAATGTCCTGTAACCCGTCAATTGGCGGCGTGGCAAAAGGAACGGTGGTAAGAGAAATTGATGCCTTAGGTGGCGAAATGGCGAAAAATATTGACGCCACAGGTATTCAGTTTCGGATTCTCAACAAGAAAAAAGGACCTGCCGTCAGAGCTCCGAGGGCACAGGCAGACAAGGAAGCTTACCGTAAAAGAATGAGAATAGTTATAGAAAATACTGAAAACCTTGACATAATACAGCAAATAGTTGACGATATAATCGTTGAAAACCAAAAAGTAAAAGGTGTTTTAACACACATAGGAGCAAGATACGCAGCAAAGGCGGTGGTAGTTACAGCTGGAACGTTCTTAAAAGGAAAAATAATCATCGGATTTGAAGAATTTGAAGGCGGCAGAATGTGGGAACCGGCTGCCAACAAACTCTCCGATTTCTACATAAAGCACGGATTCCGTGTTGCAAGACTTAAAACTGGAACACCGACAAGGTTAGACGGTAGAACACTTGATTTCTCAAAAATGGAAGAGCAGCCGGGAGACGAGCCGCCACCGTTTTTTTCCTACTGGACAGAGCCAAGGGAAATCAAGCAGATACCCTGCTATATAACATATACAACACCTGAAACCCACGAAATCATAAGGAAAAACCTTCACCGTTCCCCCATGTACGGCGAAAAAAAATTAATAACAGGAACAGGCGTTAGATACTGTCCCTCAATAGAGGATAAAATTGTAAAGTTCCCCGACAGACAGAGACACCACGTTTTTGTCGAACCTGAGGGAAGAGACACCATAGAGTTTTATCCGAATGGAACATCAACAAGCCTCCCTTATGATGTTCAGGAAGCGATAATACACTCCATTCCAGGGCTTGAAAATGCAAAAATAATAAGACCCGCCTACGGTATAGAGTATGATTTCATAGACCCGACACATCTATATCCGACACTTGAAACTAAAATAATCAAAGGACTTTTCAACGCAGGGCAGGTCAACGGAACAACAGGTTATGAAGAGGCAGCAGGACAGGGCATTGTTGCTGGCATCAATGCGGCGTTGCTTGCAAAGGGAAGCGACGAAAAGTTTATTTTAGAAAGAGACGAAGCCTACATCGGCGTTATGATAGATGACCTTGTAAACAAAGGTGTAAGAGAACCCTACAGACTTTTTACCTCAAGGGCAGAATACAGGCTGCTCTTAAGATACGACAACGCAGATTTAAGACTGGCAAAATACGGTTATAAATTTGGTTTGATAACGGAAAAACAGTATGAGAAAGTAAAGAAAAAGTATGAAACAGTCAAAATCTTTATAGAAAAACTGAGAGAACTAAAAGTTAAACCGGAAAAAATAAACCTGATACTGGAAAAAGAAGGAACAACACCTATAAAAGAAACAACAAGCTGCTACGACCTATTAAAAAGACCGGAAGTCAAACTTTCATCACTTTTAAAAGTTGTCAAGCTTCCAGAAGTTGAAAGCATAGATAAAAAAACACTCAAAGAAGCACTGGAAGAAACTGAAATAGAGATAAAATACGAAGGTTACATAAAAAGACAGCTTGAGGATATTAAAAAATTCAGAAAGTTAGAAAACATAAAAATACCGGAAGATTTTGACTATGACTCCGTTCCCATATCAACAGAGGAAAAGCAGAAACTTAAAGAAGCAAAACCCCTCACTCTAGGACAGGCATCAAGACTTGAAGGTATAAGACCTGCATCCATATCCATTCTTTCTGTTTACATAAACAGATGGAAGTCCCGTAAAGAGGAAAAAAGTGATTAA
- a CDS encoding energy transducer TonB: MEKETILKDKYAKLDVLALTISIFIHIFALSILHIKNSILKTKEFEVIDFNAFSLDTEVDSNLIALKSNPGKSTSLSSADMRVEIPSGMIVKNNSRGSSGKTIIPKAVKSGGEKALLTIKTGRKNSPTSKRTNSHSLGNVGYTLSISDSTSGSGKGSFSDLKVKGSPIAPYALKIKKIIMNNWKNPYAGTNKDLTVEVSFTINKEGKMTSFNIERLSKDSLFNDAAINAIYSSAPFPPIPKNIPIDSLTLKVRFEVK, from the coding sequence TTGGAAAAGGAAACAATCTTAAAAGATAAATATGCAAAGCTTGATGTCTTAGCCTTAACTATCTCTATTTTTATACATATTTTTGCCCTTAGCATACTCCACATAAAAAACAGTATTTTGAAAACAAAGGAATTTGAAGTTATAGACTTCAACGCTTTCAGCCTGGATACCGAAGTTGACTCTAACTTGATCGCACTTAAAAGCAATCCCGGAAAATCAACGTCCCTCTCCAGTGCAGATATGAGGGTGGAGATACCCTCAGGAATGATTGTTAAAAACAACAGTAGGGGAAGTTCTGGAAAAACAATTATTCCCAAAGCTGTCAAATCGGGGGGAGAAAAAGCATTACTAACTATAAAAACAGGAAGGAAAAACTCTCCGACATCAAAAAGGACAAACAGCCACTCCCTTGGAAATGTAGGATACACACTATCAATTTCAGATAGTACGAGTGGAAGCGGAAAAGGCTCCTTCTCCGACCTGAAAGTAAAAGGCTCTCCAATAGCACCTTACGCACTGAAAATTAAAAAAATCATAATGAACAATTGGAAAAATCCATATGCAGGAACAAACAAAGATTTGACAGTAGAAGTGTCTTTCACAATAAATAAAGAAGGAAAAATGACTTCTTTCAATATTGAAAGACTATCAAAAGACAGCCTGTTTAACGACGCGGCAATAAACGCCATATACAGTTCAGCCCCTTTCCCTCCAATACCAAAAAATATACCCATCGACAGTCTCACCTTAAAAGTAAGGTTTGAGGTAAAATAA
- a CDS encoding SAM hydrolase/SAM-dependent halogenase family protein — protein MENLIAVMSDYGLKDTYVGTLKATLYMNNPEARVVDITHYIRPFDLVDAAIKLKWSYKYFPSGTVFLIAVDPDPSAELLIISTEKYYIVTPNNGIPSLMLEEEPADSVYVITADHYFIEGKGNFRGRNQLAPIAAQLAKFQSPFYLGDSKDLSIIKRFRIPSPKEIAPGKFECIVIDVDGFGNLILNMESTGQLPSKVTINGVEITNASENFENYQKGEFFVSINPEGHYQIISYMASAARLLKATRGTKVTVEF, from the coding sequence ATGGAAAACTTAATAGCTGTAATGAGTGACTACGGACTTAAAGATACATACGTCGGAACTTTAAAAGCAACTCTTTATATGAACAATCCAGAAGCGCGCGTAGTTGACATTACTCATTATATAAGACCTTTTGATCTGGTAGACGCTGCAATCAAATTAAAATGGTCATACAAATATTTTCCATCAGGCACCGTTTTTTTAATAGCCGTTGATCCTGACCCATCAGCGGAGCTTTTGATAATATCAACGGAAAAATACTACATAGTAACACCTAACAATGGTATCCCGAGCTTGATGCTGGAAGAAGAACCTGCCGATTCTGTGTATGTAATTACGGCAGATCACTATTTCATAGAAGGAAAGGGGAATTTCAGAGGAAGAAACCAGCTTGCTCCGATAGCCGCTCAACTTGCGAAATTTCAATCTCCGTTTTATCTTGGAGACAGCAAAGATCTATCAATAATTAAAAGATTCAGAATTCCTTCTCCTAAAGAAATCGCTCCAGGAAAATTCGAATGTATAGTCATAGATGTTGATGGATTCGGTAATCTCATATTAAACATGGAAAGCACAGGACAACTACCATCAAAAGTAACGATAAACGGCGTTGAGATAACAAACGCGTCAGAAAATTTTGAAAACTATCAGAAAGGCGAATTTTTTGTATCGATAAACCCAGAAGGACACTATCAGATAATATCCTACATGGCATCTGCCGCAAGATTGCTAAAAGCAACCAGAGGAACAAAAGTAACAGTGGAGTTTTAA
- a CDS encoding lysophospholipid acyltransferase family protein, with protein sequence MKETFLTLLLNGYFKTLKTEIQLNKGAIFPSPQNPGIYMFWHGRMLILPFAFKDKGSLVKVLISRHRDGEKIARIIHKLGFGTVRGSTGIRKGGDKAFRELIKALQNGYSIAITPDGPRGPKEKLKPGVAKLAMLSGIPVFPVTFSTNRGKKLDSWDSFLVPYPFSKCKIIIDKPLIPKENEDLKSFSNRLELSLKNLTQQIDGEMGWKT encoded by the coding sequence GTGAAGGAAACTTTTCTCACTCTTCTTTTGAATGGCTACTTCAAAACATTGAAAACAGAAATTCAACTTAACAAAGGAGCTATATTCCCTTCTCCTCAAAACCCGGGAATATATATGTTCTGGCACGGTAGAATGTTAATTCTCCCTTTTGCCTTTAAAGACAAAGGAAGTCTTGTAAAAGTTCTTATAAGCAGGCACAGAGATGGGGAGAAAATAGCACGGATAATACACAAGCTTGGATTTGGAACAGTAAGAGGTTCGACAGGGATCAGAAAGGGGGGAGACAAAGCTTTCAGAGAGTTAATCAAAGCTCTGCAAAATGGATACAGTATAGCAATAACACCAGACGGACCAAGAGGTCCAAAAGAGAAGTTAAAGCCGGGAGTGGCAAAACTGGCGATGTTATCGGGAATTCCAGTTTTCCCTGTTACTTTCTCCACAAACAGGGGCAAAAAACTCGATTCATGGGACAGTTTTTTAGTGCCATACCCCTTCTCAAAATGCAAAATCATAATAGACAAACCGCTTATCCCAAAAGAAAATGAAGATTTAAAAAGTTTCTCTAATAGGTTAGAATTAAGCTTAAAGAATCTTACACAACAGATTGACGGAGAGATGGGATGGAAAACTTAA
- a CDS encoding TolC family protein — MRKIIALLLLLTANGYSMTITELQETLKNNNLEIKQSFKNLESVKFQKKADIRKFFPILNFQASASRFYPYTTTMGESWENDFTAGITATANIWNFQTKTKVNIDSVQIKSQQLNIDKTFEDIYLQGISFLIQLKGAEKTIALRKKELENAKKIYKVAKSKYDQGLVLITDVLKARANIEKTKSNLIASEGEKEKIETALQNLLNTDKPVTADVKLSNNFTIPSAKELVKEALKKRKELAIQKLKIKTAELNIQSVKDTNKPSITASASYFRESSDLSFKNENYNLQLSLNWKIFDSFQTKYEALSAEKEKEIAEIELKRLENQIKKEVLDSYTDFQISKANLENAKSYLEFARKTFERTLNEYELGVSDLVSLLSAYNEYVNAEENYTNNLVNLNIAYYKLLKSAGMLGGTK; from the coding sequence ATGAGAAAAATTATTGCACTGCTACTTCTTTTAACAGCAAACGGTTACAGCATGACCATCACAGAACTGCAAGAAACTCTGAAAAATAACAACCTGGAAATCAAACAGTCCTTTAAAAATCTTGAATCTGTGAAATTTCAAAAAAAGGCAGATATTAGAAAGTTCTTCCCCATTTTAAACTTTCAAGCATCAGCTTCAAGGTTTTACCCATACACAACCACAATGGGGGAATCCTGGGAAAACGATTTTACTGCCGGCATAACTGCAACTGCAAATATCTGGAACTTTCAGACAAAAACAAAGGTAAACATTGACTCTGTTCAGATAAAAAGCCAGCAGTTAAACATAGATAAAACGTTTGAAGACATCTATCTACAAGGTATATCCTTCCTTATTCAACTGAAAGGAGCAGAAAAAACAATAGCACTAAGAAAAAAAGAACTAGAAAATGCAAAGAAAATATATAAAGTCGCGAAATCAAAATACGACCAGGGATTAGTTCTGATAACAGATGTTCTAAAAGCAAGAGCTAACATTGAAAAGACAAAGAGCAACCTGATCGCATCAGAAGGTGAAAAGGAGAAAATAGAAACAGCACTGCAAAATCTTTTAAACACGGACAAACCTGTAACAGCAGATGTGAAACTTTCTAACAACTTTACTATTCCATCTGCCAAAGAACTCGTAAAGGAAGCCCTGAAAAAACGAAAAGAGTTGGCAATCCAGAAATTAAAAATCAAAACCGCTGAACTAAACATTCAATCGGTAAAAGATACCAATAAACCATCAATAACGGCTTCTGCTTCATACTTCCGCGAAAGCTCTGACCTATCATTTAAAAATGAGAACTACAACCTCCAGCTAAGTCTGAACTGGAAAATTTTCGACTCATTTCAAACAAAATATGAAGCACTATCTGCAGAGAAAGAAAAAGAAATAGCTGAAATTGAACTAAAAAGGCTTGAAAATCAGATAAAAAAAGAAGTTCTAGACAGTTATACAGACTTCCAAATATCAAAGGCAAACCTTGAAAACGCAAAAAGTTACCTTGAATTTGCCAGAAAAACATTCGAAAGAACACTCAATGAATATGAACTTGGCGTTTCCGATCTTGTCTCCCTTCTATCGGCATATAACGAATATGTAAATGCAGAAGAAAACTATACAAACAACCTTGTCAACCTTAACATCGCATACTATAAACTACTAAAAAGCGCTGGAATGCTTGGAGGAACAAAGTGA
- a CDS encoding ABC transporter ATP-binding protein, translated as MELIKLENITKTFYQGDIETKVLKGINLTINEGDFVAIMGPSGSGKSTLMYIIGFLDKPTSGKYYFRGEDVSSFDDDKISRLRGRHIGFVFQSFYLVPYLNVKDNVLLPTIYLKGNERKEVFKNTTPEKRAEEILTRLGLKERISFRPDQLSGGQKQRVAIARALINSPSLIIADEPTGALDQASGKAVMEIFTELNREGKTILIVTHDPEVARYAKRIIRIKDGVIEE; from the coding sequence ATGGAACTCATTAAGCTTGAAAATATAACAAAAACTTTTTATCAGGGAGACATAGAAACAAAAGTCCTGAAAGGGATAAACCTTACAATTAATGAGGGAGATTTTGTCGCCATAATGGGGCCTTCCGGTTCTGGTAAATCAACTTTAATGTATATCATTGGATTTCTTGACAAACCTACCAGCGGAAAATACTATTTCCGTGGAGAAGATGTATCATCATTTGACGACGACAAAATATCAAGGCTAAGAGGAAGACATATAGGATTTGTTTTTCAATCCTTCTATCTCGTTCCTTATTTAAACGTGAAAGATAACGTACTCCTCCCCACCATATATCTGAAAGGCAATGAAAGAAAAGAGGTTTTTAAAAATACAACTCCAGAAAAAAGAGCAGAGGAAATACTAACACGACTCGGACTAAAAGAGAGAATCTCCTTCAGACCGGATCAGCTCTCCGGAGGACAGAAACAGAGAGTTGCCATAGCAAGGGCTCTAATCAATTCACCATCCTTAATCATAGCCGACGAACCGACAGGAGCCCTTGACCAGGCTTCAGGAAAAGCCGTAATGGAAATATTCACGGAGCTTAACAGAGAAGGAAAAACAATACTCATCGTTACCCACGACCCTGAAGTTGCCCGTTACGCCAAAAGAATCATAAGAATAAAAGATGGAGTGATTGAAGAGTGA